The Lycium barbarum isolate Lr01 chromosome 9, ASM1917538v2, whole genome shotgun sequence genome has a segment encoding these proteins:
- the LOC132610577 gene encoding ethylene-responsive transcription factor-like protein At4g13040 isoform X1: MVSIRRRKLLGLCSGRSAFLVPLPKFSDNGHFADRFFNNKPTSVHPMPATDIDESKEKNAIKVAPGSSNSHASGSLMEQTAQQFPEVKRRKRHRRKHFENQEPCLMRGVYFKNMKWQAAIKVDKKQIHLGTVGTQEEAARLYDRAAFMCGREPNFELSEEEKQELRQFKWDEFLAFTRSAITNKKTRRRSGAGARRKSEPSTSALNSEEDEEDEEGGEPESNGFSASEDIEHNILFS; encoded by the exons ATGGTGAGCATCCGAAGACGCAAGCTGTTAGGACTTTGCTCTG GACGAAGCGCCTTCTTGGTTCCACTGCCAAAGTTTTCTGACAATGGACACTTTGCGGATCGTTTCTTCAACAACAAACCCACTAGTGTCCATCCAATGCCGGCAACTGATATTGATGAGTCAAAAGAG AAAAATGCTATAAAGGTTGCTCCTGGATCATCGAATAGTCATGCTTCTGGCTCCTTGATGGAGCAGACCGCTCAACAATTTCCAG AAGTTAAACGCAGAAAACGACACAGGAGAAAGCACTTTGAAAACCAAGAACCATGCCTCATGAGAGGTGTCTACTTTAAAAATATGAAATGGCAAGCTGCAATAAAAGTTGATAAGAAACAAATCCACTTGGGTACAGTTGGTACTCAAGAAGAAGCTGCTAGACTCTATGACAG GGCTGCTTTTATGTGTGGGAGGGAACCGAATTTTGAACTGTCAGAGGAGGAGAAGCAGGAACTACGACAATTCAAATGGGATGAATTTTTAGCATTTACACGCTCAGCGATTACTAATAAGA AAACTCGAAGACGAAGTGGGGCCGGTGCACGGAGGAAATCCGAGCCTTCAACTTCAGCGCTGAACAGTGAGGAGGATGAGGAAGACGAGGAGGGAGGGGAACCAGAAAGCAATGGTTTTTCAGCCTCTGAAGATATAGAGCACAACATTTTGTTCTCTTGA
- the LOC132610577 gene encoding ethylene-responsive transcription factor-like protein At4g13040 isoform X2: MVSIRRRKLLGLCSGRSAFLVPLPKFSDNGHFADRFFNNKPTSVHPMPATDIDESKEKNAIKVAPGSSNSHASGSLMEQTAQQFPVKRRKRHRRKHFENQEPCLMRGVYFKNMKWQAAIKVDKKQIHLGTVGTQEEAARLYDRAAFMCGREPNFELSEEEKQELRQFKWDEFLAFTRSAITNKKTRRRSGAGARRKSEPSTSALNSEEDEEDEEGGEPESNGFSASEDIEHNILFS, translated from the exons ATGGTGAGCATCCGAAGACGCAAGCTGTTAGGACTTTGCTCTG GACGAAGCGCCTTCTTGGTTCCACTGCCAAAGTTTTCTGACAATGGACACTTTGCGGATCGTTTCTTCAACAACAAACCCACTAGTGTCCATCCAATGCCGGCAACTGATATTGATGAGTCAAAAGAG AAAAATGCTATAAAGGTTGCTCCTGGATCATCGAATAGTCATGCTTCTGGCTCCTTGATGGAGCAGACCGCTCAACAATTTCCAG TTAAACGCAGAAAACGACACAGGAGAAAGCACTTTGAAAACCAAGAACCATGCCTCATGAGAGGTGTCTACTTTAAAAATATGAAATGGCAAGCTGCAATAAAAGTTGATAAGAAACAAATCCACTTGGGTACAGTTGGTACTCAAGAAGAAGCTGCTAGACTCTATGACAG GGCTGCTTTTATGTGTGGGAGGGAACCGAATTTTGAACTGTCAGAGGAGGAGAAGCAGGAACTACGACAATTCAAATGGGATGAATTTTTAGCATTTACACGCTCAGCGATTACTAATAAGA AAACTCGAAGACGAAGTGGGGCCGGTGCACGGAGGAAATCCGAGCCTTCAACTTCAGCGCTGAACAGTGAGGAGGATGAGGAAGACGAGGAGGGAGGGGAACCAGAAAGCAATGGTTTTTCAGCCTCTGAAGATATAGAGCACAACATTTTGTTCTCTTGA
- the LOC132610061 gene encoding FHA domain-containing protein FHA2-like encodes MGSSIGSDVEAGFAKLQGEDFEYYMQTYSIILGRNSKKSTVDVDLSSLGGGMNISRHHARIFYDFQRRRFALEVLGKNGCFVEGVLHLPGNPPVKLDSQDLLQIGDKEFYFLLPVRSILGGPIGPRNHGGPPMVGYSGVGKKGLFRGREEYDEGDDGSKRMRRGGDGGVDGGGGYGYVSGGGSSGKVAISGHLDKKIDGRSRIERDADNQQLIQLEEKDVVSSIANVLSDLCGPGEWMPMEKLHAELVEHYGNTWHHSRVRRYLTSEDYPSPEAKSKPWYGLLMLLRKYPEHFVINTRSKGRVTLEFVSLVSLLS; translated from the exons ATGGGAAGTAGCATTGGAAGCGATGTTGAAGCAGGTTTCGCAAAACTACAAGGCGAAGATTTCGAATATTACATGCAAACATACTCCATAATCCTAGGTCGTAACTCTAAAAAGTCAACTGTCGACGTTGACTTATCATCTCTAGGCGGTGGTATGAACATATCCCGTCACCACGCACGTATCTTTTACGACTTCCAACGACGTCGTTTTGCTTTAGAAGTATTAGGTAAAAACGGTTGTTTTGTTGAAGGTGTGCTTCATTTACCTGGTAACCCACCGGTTAAACTTGATTCACAAGATTTACTGCAGATCGGTGATAAGGAGTTTTATTTTTTACTGCCTGTGAGGAGTATTTTAGGCGGGCCTATTGGGCCTAGAAATCATGGTGGGCCGCCTATGGTGGGGTATAGTGGGGTAGGGAAAAAGGGTTTGTTTAGAGGAAGGGAAGAGTATGATGAGGGTGATGATGGAAGTAAGAGGATGAGGAGAGGGGGGGATGGTGGGGTTGACGGGGGTGGTGGGTATGGATATGTTTCCGGTGGTGGTTCGAGTGGGAAGGTTGCGATTTCGGGGCATCTAG ATAAGAAGATAGATGGAAGATCACGTATCGAAAGAGATGCTGACAACCAACAGCTGATTCAGTTAGAAGAAAAGGACGTTGTATCATCTATAGCAAATGTGCTTTCTGACCTCTGTGGTCCTGGAGAATGGATGCCAATGGAGAAGCTTCATGCTGAG TTGGTGGAACATTACGGCAATACCTGGCACCATAGTCGTGTGAGGAGATACTTGACTTCTGAGGACTATCCTAGCCCTGAAGCTAAATCAAAGCCATGGTATGGATTGCTGATGCTTTTAAGAAAATACCCGGAGCATTTTGTCATCAATACGCGGTCCAAGGGACGGGTGACTTTGGAGTTTGTTTCTCTTGTCTCACTGCTTTCGTGA
- the LOC132610511 gene encoding uncharacterized protein LOC132610511, producing MGVLVDSWCFCNGGGKSEKMKASIFNSKGCAMVHIGVSGTGFLIHRNLLLTTHVILPSVAVAEAAQIRLQNGVVACLFPHRFFITSSVLDLTIVGLDVMDGDTNAHAHQPHYLKTCSKPNLELGNVVYLLGYSEKKELTVGEGKVIIATDNLIKLSTDGSISWRPGSAGFDVHGNLAFMVCDPMKLAKSPNSNSSTTSPSSSSSRKKECPMQFGIPIPIICDWLNQHWEGNLDDLNKPKLPIIRLMSAGQKSDHSSASFTMRRVFKSTEAENAGTPSSSNRLSKPREQSGPSCPAVATNMEEEALTTVHGIPTPEIYESPNLTSVPVRTKEGTQIQLLDINFPPRIAKFPGSPQPARKIPSSFGENFVTKPRAEHPARKGKASDLWQSNPVADAENASTGSVNGVQSEVQSSCSPIRILEMENGYSSDGEITMYSAETAESRNFPSPREGRFHQQVGRSQSCVNYNRWGAAQQNAVSRRAMLEQQRQGRKVYSQGANSHRSNDYFSPTVSSIMKKRNNLETPPTRPRQSAVNSSPKWNF from the exons atgGGGGTTTTAGTAGATTCTTGGTGTTTTTGTAATGGAGGTGGAAAGTCTGAGAAAATGAAAGCTTCTATTTTTAACAGTAAAGGTTGTGCAATGGTACATATAGGTGTTAGTGGCACTGGTTTCTTGATTCACAGGAATCTTTTGCTTACCACTCATGTTATTCTTCCTTCTGTTGCTGTTGCTGAAGCTGCTCAGATCCGCCTTCAAAATGGTGTTGTTGCTTGCCTTTTCCCTCATAG ATTCTTTATAACCAGTTCTGTATTAGATCTGACAATAGTTGGCCTTGACGTCATGGATGGAGACACAAATGCACATGCTCATCAGCCTCACTACCTAAAAACCTGTTCCAAACCTAATTTGGAGCTCGGTAATGTCGTTTACCTGCTAGGATATAGCGAGAAAAAGGAGTTGACAGTTGGTGAAGGAAAAGTGATAATAGCCACTGATAATCTTATAAAGCTTTCAACTGATGGCAGCATAAGCTGGAGGCCAGGTTCTGCTGGTTTTGATGTTCATGGCAATCTTGCATTCATGGTATGTGACCCTATGAAGCTTGCGAAATCTCCCAACTCAAATTCCTCAACCACTTCTCCGTCCTCTTCATCATCAAGGAAGAAGGAATGTCCCATGCAATTTGGTATACCTATCCCTATCATATGCGACTGGTTAAACCAGCATTGGGAGGGAAACCTTGACGACCTCAACAAACCTAAGTTACCAATAATTCGGTTGATGTCAGCTGGTCAAAAAAGCGATCATTCTTCTGCTTCCTTCACGATGAGGCGTGTTTTTAAGTCAACTGAAGCTGAAAATGCGGGGACCCCATCATCATCGAACAGATTGTCGAAACCTAGAGAGCAGTCTGGACCAAGCTGTCCCGCGGTTGCAACTAATATGGAAGAGGAAGCATTAACTACTGTACATGGAATTCCAACTCCTGAAATTTATGAGTCACCAAATTTAACTTCAGTACCAGTTAGGACAAAGGAGGGTACTCAGATCCAGCTTTTGGATATTAACTTCCCGCCCAGGATTGCCAAATTTCCCGGCTCACCACAACCTGCTAGAAAAATCCCTTCCAGCTTTGGTGAAAATTTTGTCACCAAACCTCGCGCGGAGCATCCAGCAAGAAAAGGCAAAGCAAGTGATCTATGGCAATCCAATCCTGTGGCAGATGCTGAGAATGCTTCAACTGGATCTGTAAATGGGGTCCAGAGCGAAGTTCAATCAAGTTGTTCTCCTATAAGGATATTGGaaatggaaaatggatacagTAGCGACGGAGAGATAACAATGTATTCTGCTGAAACTGCTGAAAGTCGGAATTTTCCAAGTCCAAGAGAGGGAAGGTTTCATCAACAGGTAGGGAGGAGCCAAAGTTGTGTCAACTACAATAGATGGGGAGCAGCCCAACAAAATGCGGTTTCTCGAAGAGCAATGCTAGAACAACAGAGGCAAGGAAGGAAAGTCTACTCTCAAGGGGCGAATTCTCACAGGagtaatgactattttagcccgACTGTATCTTCGATCATGAAGAAACGGAACAACTTAGAGACGCCACCAACCAGACCCCGTCAAAGTGCAGTAAATTCATCACCAAAATGGAATTTCTGA
- the LOC132610512 gene encoding norbelladine synthase-like, which produces MFGTISEEIEVAVPASEAWKVYGTLRLANIVVKELPHVVHEIDVIEGDGGVGTVLKLTFPPGTPLFTYSKEKFTVVDNEKRVKVALVVEGGLLDHGFTFSQVRFDVIEKYETTCITKATIEYEVKEEAAANVSLVSIQTFVTIMETVAKYLTQQKDGQSSA; this is translated from the coding sequence ATGTTTGGAACGATTTCTGAAGAGATTGAAGTAGCTGTGCCTGCTAGTGAAGCTTGGAAGGTTTATGGCACGCTTCGACTGGCCAATATTGTAGTCAAAGAGCTCCCTCATGTCGTACACGAGATTGACGTAATTGAAGGTGATGGCGGTGTTGGGACAGTCCTCAAACTAACCTTTCCACCTGGCACTCCGCTGTTTACCTATTCCAAGGAAAAGTTTACTGTTGTGGATAATGAGAAGCGGGTAAAAGTAGCTTTGGTTGTGGAAGGTGGGCTTCTTGATCACGGATTCACTTTCTCTCAGGTCCGTTTTGATGTCATAGAAAAGTATGAAACAACATGCATCACCAAAGCCACGATTGAGTATGAGGTCAAGGAAGAAGCAGCTGCTAATGTTTCGTTAGTTAGTATTCAAACTTTTGTGACCATAATGGAAACTGTTGCTAAGTATCTAACTCAGCAGAAAGATGGTCAATCATCTGCCTGA